AATGGACTAAAAAGAGATGACTTTGACGAGGGAGAATTTCGCCAAAGAGTGGAGAAAAACGCGAAAGTCATCGAAAAAGTAGAGGCTGTTTATCTTGATCAGCCATACTCAAAGGCGCTAGAAAATTTTATAAATTTGCTTATCAAAAATGCGCCAAAAGAGGAGCTTTTAAAGGCGGCAAATCTACTTGATAAGCTAAAAAATCAAAAGACATATAAAAAAGAGAAGCATAAAAATAAATTTAAGGATGAGGATTGAAAGTAGTTATTTTTGATATGGATGGTACGGTGATCGATAGTGGCGAGGCGATATATAAGACGGTAAATGAAGTAAGAGATGAGCTAAATTTGCCGCCACTTGAAAAAGAATTTATCATAAAAGCGATCAACGAGCCAGGTAGAAATTTGGCCCTTGAGTTTTACGGCATCGACACGCCAAGCAGGAGCTTAAAAGAGGGTTTTGAAGAGAAATTTAAGAAATTTTACGATGAGTGTGCGACTACCTATGATGGCGTAAAAGAGCTTTTGCAAAAGTGTAGAGATGCTCATTATAAGGTCGTTTTGGCAAGCAACGCACCGCACGATACGCTAGAGAAAATTTTAAAGAAAAATGAAATTTATGAGCTATTTGACGAGGTCATCGGCGCTAGCAAGGAGATACCGCAAAAGCCAGATCCTGCGATGCTTCACCTAGCTGTTAGTAAAACTGGGGCTAGCAAGGCGATCTTTGTAGGAGATAGCTTAAAAGACGAGCTAGCCGCTAAAAATGCAAATATGCCTTACGTGCAAGTTTGTTGGGGATTTGGCGAGGAGAGCAAAACTGCCACGTATAACGCCAAAAATGTTAGCGAGGCTTGGGAGATAATATTAAATTTTTAACTTAGTTTTAATTGGCTATAATCTTAAGAAATTTTCAAAGAAACAGCGATGATAGATATATTTGAGGGCAGTGCGAGAGATAAATTTTATGACATTTTGTTTAACGCAAATGCCGTTTTAGTTAAAAACGAGATAGATAAAATTTTTGAGAAATTTGTGGCTATGAGCGAGCTTTGCGAAAAGTATGGCGTTGGCGAGGACGAGATCAGAAATTTTATAGCCTCAGAGCAAGATAAAGTTTATAACGGAGTAAATGACCTATATATCGAGCTTAGCGGAGAAATTTTAAGCCAAAATGAGTAAGATTTTTGCGCTCATTGCTTTGCTAGCCGCTCTTGTCTTTGCAAAAGAGCCAAAT
This genomic stretch from Campylobacter concisus harbors:
- a CDS encoding DUF2018 family protein, which translates into the protein MIDIFEGSARDKFYDILFNANAVLVKNEIDKIFEKFVAMSELCEKYGVGEDEIRNFIASEQDKVYNGVNDLYIELSGEILSQNE
- a CDS encoding HAD family hydrolase — protein: MKVVIFDMDGTVIDSGEAIYKTVNEVRDELNLPPLEKEFIIKAINEPGRNLALEFYGIDTPSRSLKEGFEEKFKKFYDECATTYDGVKELLQKCRDAHYKVVLASNAPHDTLEKILKKNEIYELFDEVIGASKEIPQKPDPAMLHLAVSKTGASKAIFVGDSLKDELAAKNANMPYVQVCWGFGEESKTATYNAKNVSEAWEIILNF